The Manihot esculenta cultivar AM560-2 chromosome 11, M.esculenta_v8, whole genome shotgun sequence genome includes a region encoding these proteins:
- the LOC110626978 gene encoding auxin-responsive protein SAUR21: MAIRFPAIAHAKQILRRSNLLPNQSASSFTDVPKGHLAVYVGEGQKKRFIVPISLLNKPSFQELLRKSEEEFGFNHPMGGITIPCREDIFVSLLHV, translated from the coding sequence ATGGCTATTCGTTTTCCTGCTATTGCACATGCTAAGCAGATTCTTCGTCGATCAAACTTGCTTCCAAATCAATCTGCTTCAAGTTTTACAGATGTTCCAAAAGGCCACCTAGCAGTATATGTTGGAGAAGGCCAAAAGAAGAGATTCATAGTTCCAATATCGTTGTTGAACAAGCCTTCATTTCAAGAATTGCTAAGAAAGTCTGAGGAAGAGTTTGGATTCAATCATCCAATGGGTGGTATTACAATTCCATGCAGAGAAGACATCTTTGTCAGCTTACTTCACGTTTGA
- the LOC110626172 gene encoding auxin-responsive protein SAUR24: MAIRLPGIKQATQILRRSNSTSNGVPKGYCAVYVGETQMKRYVIPVSLLNQPSFQELLSKAEEEFGFNHPMGGLTIPCSEDIFVDLISHLTRL, translated from the coding sequence ATGGCTATTCGTTTGCCTGGTATTAAGCAAGCTACTCAGATTCTTCGCCGATCAAATTCAACGTCGAATGGCGTTCCTAAAGGCTACTGTGCTGTTTATGTAGGAGAAACACAGATGAAGAGATATGTAATTCCAGTATCTTTGTTGAACCAGCCTTCATTTCAAGAATTACTAAGCAAGGCCGAAGAAGAATTCGGCTTCAACCATCCAATGGGTGGACTCACAATTCCATGCAGTGAAGACATCTTCGTTGATTTAATTTCCCACTTGACTAGATTGTAA
- the LOC110626171 gene encoding auxin-induced protein 15A has product MGFHLPAVLRAKQILQRSSPTSNQIASAVMDVPKGYLAVYVGEKQTRRFMIPVSYLNKPSFQDLLIQAEEEFGYDHPMGGLTIPCSENIFIDVISCLNRS; this is encoded by the coding sequence ATGGGTTTTCATTTGCCAGCTGTTCTTCGTGCTAAGCAAATCCTTCAGAGGTCTTCTCCTACTTCGAACCAAATAGCTTCAGCAGTCATGGATGTGCCAAAGGGCTACCTTGCAGTCTATGTTGGAGAAAAGCAAACAAGGCGATTTATGATTCCAGTAtcatacttgaacaaacctTCATTTCAAGACTTATTAATCCAAGCTGAAGAAGAGTTCGGATATGATCATCCAATGGGTGGTCTTACTATTCCTTGTAGCGAAAACATCTTCATTGATGTCATTTCTTGCTTAAATCGTTCATGA